In Lysinibacillus sp. 2017, the DNA window TACTGGCTTATTCGACAATTAGTCAGCTTGGCTTAATTATGAGCTTATTTGGACTGGGCTCAGCTGCGCTCCATTTGGGTTACTCAACACAGTCGGTCATTTATACCCAGGCTACTTTTGCTGCACTGTTCCACTTAATCAATCACTCGACATTTAAAGGGGCACTCTTTATGATGGTCGGGATTGTTGACCATGAAGTCGGAACACGTGATATTCGTCGCTTAGGTGGCTTAATGTCACTGATGCCATTTACATTTACAATTGCTGTTATTGGAAGTTTTTCAATGGCGGGATTACCACCATTTAATGGCTTCTTGAGTAAAGAAATGTTCTTTATGGCGACCGTGAAAATTACACAGTTGGATATTTTCTCACTTGATAGTGTTGGCTTATTATTCCCGATTGTTGCGTGGATTGCAAGTGTGTTTACGTTTATTTACTGCGTTATTATCGTTATGCGAACATTCTTTGGTAAGATTCAGCCAGACCGTTTGGAAAAGCCACCACATGAAGCACCAATTGGTATGTTAATCCCGCCCTATATTTTGATTGGACTTGTTGTTGGAATCTTTATGTTCCCGAACATTTTAGGTCATTATATTTTAAGACCCGCGATGGCGAGTATTTATCCAACATTCCCATCAACCGATGAAATGACGCCACATATTTCGGCATGGCATGGCTATATCAATACGGAATTAATCATGACTATTGGGGTTGTGATTGTTGGGGTTTTCTTGTATCGCACATTAAAAAAATGGCGTCCAATGTATCAAATCTTTCCTCAAAAATATTCATTTAATAGCATTTATGAGCGTGTAATTAGTTCAAGTGAATATCGTTCAGATCAAGTAACAAAACGTTATATGAATGGCAATTTAACGTATTACTTTATTTATATTTATGTGTTCTTTGTTGTGGTTCTGGCAGGCTATATGGTTTATGCAGATGTGTTTAGCTGGGATCCTTCGAAGGATTCTGTGATTGAACCGTATGAACTGATTTTAGTGTTTGTTATGATTTTTGCTACACTTGCGATTTTATTTGCCAAACAGCGCATTACAATCGTTCTGCTAAACGGGGTACTTGGGTATTCCGTTGCGTTTTTCTTCGTTGTGTTCCGTGCACCTGATTTAGCTCTGACACAATTAGTAGTTGAATCGATTACGACGGCATTATTCTTATTATCGTTCAAATTTTTACCGAAGCTTACAAAGGAAAAAGTATCAAAAACCTTTAAGTTTACGAAGATAACCATTTCGATTGCTGTCGGTGCGACCGTAACATTCATCGGTTTAGCAGTCATGAATTACGATGAATTTGAGCCGATTTCTGCGTATTTTGAGGATTCTTATAATCTAGCGGGTGGAAAAAACATCGTTAATACGATATTAGGAGATTTCCGTGCGTTCGATACGATGCTTGAAGTCGTTGTATTATTTATTGCAGGGCTTGGCGTCTACACACTCATTAAGCTAAAGGCGAAAAAGGGGGATGCAGACGTTGAAAGTAAATGATGTGATTTTAAAAACCGTTGTTAAGATGATCGTTTTCATCATCTTAACTTTGGGGATGTATTTATTTTTCGCTGGCCATAATGCGCCAGGTGGGGGTTTTATCGGTGGGCTTGTATTAGGTTCTGCTATTGTACTTTTATATTTAACGTACGATATTGAAACGGTTCACCGTGGCATGCCTTTTGACTTTAAAAAGGTAGCGGCATTAGGCGTTTTACTTGCGACAGGAACTGCGATTGCCTCGTTGTTTTTTGATGTCCCGTTTTTAACACATATTGATGGTTATTTTAACATCCCGTTTTTAGGTGAAAAGCATCTTTCAACGGTGACGATATTCGAGGCAGGCGTAGCATTAACAGTTGTTGGAACGCTTGTGACAATTATTTTAAATATAAGTGAGGATGAATAGTATGGAATCGTTAATGATTGTTCTAGTCGGGATTCTTGTCGCAGTGGCTACATACTTAGTCCTTTCTCGAAGTGTACTTCGTGTCATTATGGGAACTGCTATTTTATCTCATGCGGTTCACTTGCTACTTTTAACAGTCGGTGGTCTGAAAAAAGGAAGTGTGCCAATTTTAGGGCAGGCGGCAGCACCATATACCGATGCATTACCACAGGCACTTATTTTAACAGCGATTGTTATTAGCTTTGCTGTAACTGCCTTTTTATTAGTATTAGCGTATCGCATGTATTTAATGAATGGATCGGATGATTTCCAAGAGCTTGGAGGTTCACCGGATGAATAATATTATTGTTTTACCATTAATTGTGCCGATTATTACAGGCATTTTATTAGTATTTTTACGAGAACAAATTAAATTGCAACGCATCATTAGTTTACTGACACTTCTATTTATCGCAGGCGTATCGGCTGTATTGCTAAATCTTGTCTATACCAATGGAATCATGCGCCTTGATTTTAGTGGTTGGGCGCCACCGTTTGGCATTTTATTTGTAGCCGATTCTTTTGCAGTACTACTTGTTTTAACGGCGAGCATCGTGACGGCGATTTGCCTAATCTATGCCTTTTCAACAATTGGACATCGTCATGAGCGCATGTTCTTTTATCCGTTTGTGATGTTTTTAATCGCGGGTGTAAATGGCTCGTTTTTAACAGGGGATATATTTAATCTATTCGTTTGTTTTGAAGTGATGTTACTTGCTTCTTATGCACTGATTGCTCTTGGTGGCGAGAAGGTTCAACTCCGTGAATCATTAAAATATGTGCTAATTAATGTCGTTGCCTCATGGATGTTCTTAGTAGCGCTCGCTTATTTATATGGCACAGTGAAAACATTAAATATGGCGCATATCGCTCAGCGTGTTGCAGAAGTGGGACAAGAGCCACTATTAACGGTCGTGGCATTAATTTTCTTACTTGTATTTGCTTTAAAAGCAGGGTTACTGCTGTTCTTCTGGCTTCCGGGTTCCTATAGTGTGCCACCAACTGCCATACAAGCAATTTTTGCTGCATTGTTAACGAAGGTCGGTATTTATGCGTTGTTCCGTACATTCACACTAATGTTCCCACTTCAAGCAGATGTTACACATACGATTATTGGAATAATGGCTGGTTTAACCATTATCGCGGGCTGTATGGGCGCTTTAGCTGGTCGGGATATACGCTCGATTGCCTCATATAACGTTATTATCGGTGTTGGCTTCATATTAGTAGGGCTCTCGATTGGTACAGAAGAAGCAATGGCAGGGGCTGTTTATTATTTAATTCATGACATGGTCGCAAAAGCACTACTTTTTTTAATTATTGGAACGATGGTGTTATTGACGGGTGAGATTGTCGTAAAAAATATGAGTGGATTAATCCGAAACTATCCGTTGTTTGGTTGGCTATATTTCCTGACGATGTGTGCGCTAGTTGGTATCCCTCCGCTTAGTGGTTTTATCGGTAAAGTATTAATCGGGCAAGGTGCGATTGAAACGGGGTCTTATGTGCTATTGGCGTTAGGGTTTGGCTCGAGCGTTATTGTGTTGTATTCGCTATTACGAATCTTTCTTGCGTCGTTCTTTGGTGAAACATTGATTAGTGAGGAAGACAAAAAGCCAATTCCACGTAGTGCGCTTGTGTCATTTGTGCTCTTCGCGATTTGTATTGTGGTATTAGGTGTTGGCGCAGAAGGCATTGCCAAATACGTCAATGATGCGGCACATACATTAATGAATCCTTCTGTTTATATCGATGCGATTTTAACGACGGATCCATAAAGTGAACCTTCAATCGACAAGGTTCTACTGCCGATTATTGCGGGATAGGAGGGAAAATCGATGTTAGGACAATTTATTTTAAATTTATTTATTGCCACGCTTTGGGTCCTATTAAATGACGACCCAAATGCAGATATTACGACATTTTTATCTGGATTTGTGGTCGGTCTATTTATTTTATATGCGATGCACCGATTTTTCGGTATGCAATTTTACTTGGGACGTGTCGTAAAAATTTTGAAGCTCATTCTTTTATTTATTAAAGAGCTATTATTATCGAGCTATAGTGTTTTAAAACAAATACTTGATCCACAGCTAAATATTACACCCGGTATTTTTACGTATGAAACGCGTTTACAAGGGGACTGGCAAATAACAGCGCTGGCCTTGTTATTAACATTAACACCCGGTTCAGTCGTAATGGAAGTGTCTGAAGAGGGCAGTGTTTTCTATATCCATGCAATGGACATTGAAGAATCCAAGGAAACGGTACTGCGTTCAATTGATAAATTCGAAAAAGCCATTTTGGAGGTGACACAATGATTGATATGATATTAAAGTTGTCCCTTACGTTGTTTATGTTTGCAATTGCGTTATCCCTTTATCGGGTTATTAAAGGGCCATCACTACCAGACCGTGCGATCGCACTTGATACGATTGGCGTTAATTTAATTTCTGCGATTGCGATTGTATCGATTGTGTTAAAAACCAAAGCATACTTAGAGGCAATTTTAATCATCGGGATTTTAGCGTTTATTGGGACAATCGCATTCTCGAAATATATTGAAAGAGGTGTCATCGTTGAGCGGAAATCAACTGATTGAGTTAATGGCGGCACTATTCATCTTACTTGGATCCATTGTAAGTGTGATCAGTGCTTTCGGAATGATTCGCTTACCTGACGTGTACACACGCTCACATGCAGCGACAAAAAGTGCGACACTTTCTGTATTGTTATGTTTATTCGGCGCATTCGTTTATTTCTGGTTTCATGACGGCTATGTTAGTATTCGATTAATTTTAGGGATTATTTTCGTATTCATCACAGCTCCTGTTGCAGGACATTTAGTCTGTCGCGCGGCGTACCGTTCAAGAGTTCCTTTAGCAAAAGGTTCTGGAGATGACGCACTGAAACTTGTATTGTTTGGGGATGAAGAATTCCACGTATCGTCCGAAGTAGAAACGGATCAAACAAAATAAATCCATTAAGGCATTTTGTAAGCAATCTAGCTTATAAAATGCCTTTTTCTATATTTAGTGGATAACCTGTGGATATATTTGTGGATGAATGAATTTTTGTTTAGCTATAATCGCGAATGACGCCTTATAGGAAAAGGTGTCATGGATTCTGCATTAATTGGCGTTTTTTAATTTAAGATGTAGAAAAAAGTCATACCGAATTTTATGGCTTATCTTTGTGACTTTAGAAGCGGAGCCCGTCAAATCACACATCTATTAATAGAAACTTAAATTAAAAAGGGTAATGAATTGTGGATAACTATTTAATAATCTGTTGAAAAAACCTGCTTAAATTGTGAACAACTCCATGAAAAGTGGATAACTTTGTGGATAAGTAGCGATTGTGGATAATTTTTCTGAATTAATTGACAAAAAAGCGTAATTTTTATATAGTACATTACAACACTAATGCACTTAATTAACAAAGAAGGAAAGGAGGTCCATCATTGGATTTTACTGCACAAAGTACGACGCCGATCTATATTCAAATCGCCGAATGGCTCGAAAATGAAATTATCGCTGACCGTCTATTACCAGATAGCAAAGTGTACTCACAATACCAGCTCGCCGAAATTTTTAATATTAATCCAGCAACAGCTGGGAAGGGTCTTACGATTTTAGTTGAAAAAGAAATCTTATATAAAAAAAGGGGACTTGGGATGTTTGTTGTAAGTGATGCAAAGCAACGAATATTAACAATACGTCGTAGTGAAACATTAACAAAAATGGCGAAGGAAATTGTGCAAGAAGCAAAGCGATTGGCCGTTTCTGATGAAGATTTAATTGCACTAATTCAGCATATTCAAAAGGAGGAGTAAGCGTTGATTCACTGTGATAAGTTAGCAAAGAATTACGGGAAAACAGCTATTTTTTCGAATATTTCTTTTCAAATAGATGAGCCAAAAATTATAGGGTTAATCGGACGGAATGGCGTTGGGAAATCGACGCTACTGAGAATTTTAGCAGGACATGTGAAAGCTTCAAAAGGCCAGGTAGAGGTAATTGGGCAAAAGCCATTTCAGAATTTAACGGTTGCCGCGAATTCAATTTTTATAGAAGACTCGATGACGTTTCCGACTGTATTGACGTTAAAGGAAATCCTAAATGAAGCACAAAACTTTTATCCTCATTTTGAAACAAAGTTAGCATTTGAATTGCTACAATATGCAGGTATTTCCGATAAAAACCACCATTACCTATTATCAAAGGGTCAAAAGGCAGTATTCAATTTAGTGTACGGATTAGCAACGCGCTGTGCGATTACATTACTTGATGAACCGATGAATGGAATGGACGAGGCGATTCGCGATGATATGTATCGCGTCATTTTAAAAGATTATATAGCGCATCCAAGATTAATCATCATTTCGAGTCATTACTTAAATGAAATGGAGCATTTAATCGAGGATATTTTACTTATTCATGAGGGGCAAATAGAACTTTTTGCTTCTGTAGACGCCGTGCAGCAAATGGCTGTGAAGCTTGTTGGACAAAAGGGAAATGTCGAGCCGTATTTAGAAAACTATACCGTGCTTAGCAAGCGTGAAAATGGGCCGATATTTGAAGCGATTGTGGAAGTATCAAATCAGTCATTACCAGACAATGTGCGTGCACAAAGTTTATCTGCAAGTGAAGTTTGTAAAGTACTAACAAGCAGCAAGGAGGGAACAATTGATGACATCTATCGTGAAAGTCAGTCCGGCACATAATATTGTTGAACAAGTGAAATGGAAGTGCAAGGCATATAGCTCTGCATTTGGTACGGTATTGATTGTGCATATTTTAATCTCGCTATTATCCAGCGGGGGTAGTGGAATGATGGGGTACGGGCGCGGATTTGTGAATTACCGAGAAGAATTTTATACATTGGATGGACTGTTTATTTTTAGTATTCTCGCATGCTTAATTATCGGCTGGATTTTCGCATCGAAGCAGCTATCCTATGACAACTTTTCAATTGTTACGACAAAGCGGATAGAGACGATCTCAACGGTTTTAGTCCTATGCATATTAAGCGTGTTCGTGGTGATTTCTGCAATGAGTACATTATGTATTTCTCTATGTATTAACATCCTGATTACAAATGAAGTCTTTATGCTTCCAAACGCCCTAATTTCGTGGACTTCCATAGCTGTCTTTTTATTAGGAACGCTGCTAGCAGGGATGGTTGGTTATGTCCTTCATCTTCTATTTGATTTTTCAAAGGTAGCTTGTGTCGTGCTATTTATCGGATGTACTTTATTTGTTCGTGAGTTTACAAACGATTTTTGGACAGATGTATTTGGTCACGATGCGCTAAATGTGATAGGGAGAACGATGCTATATATTTTATTCTTATGGGCAGTAGCTATATGGATCAATCAGCGAAAAGAGGTGATTCGTTTATGAGTAGTATTGCATTGATAACTATTTTACCCATTATTTTAGTAGTGATAATTATTTTAGGACTAGGAAAGCTACTAGCAAAGTTTCGCATTTGGAAACCGAAGCGTACGTTTTGGTTCGCCAATATTTATTTTACATGTGGAATCATTGCATTCGTCGCGCTGTTCATCCTATCGAGTCAATATGAACGTATAGCAGCGGATGATGAGCTTCAAGTTTATATTGAGGAAAACCAAAAGCTTTCGCAAGATATCAAATATAAAAATGTCGATAACTTGAAGCCGGAGTATTTACAATTTACGAAAACCTTTGAAGCAACAGAAGAAAATATTGAAATTGTCCGAGCAGATAATAGCTATCATCTGCGCGTGGTCGTGACATGGAATGATTCCGATACAAATGACATCGAAGCTTCCTATTATCAAACACCAATTTTTATAAATCGCGCTAATATCTCGAAGCTTATCAATCCACCTGAAATTAAATTTGAGGAT includes these proteins:
- a CDS encoding ATP-binding cassette domain-containing protein, which translates into the protein MIHCDKLAKNYGKTAIFSNISFQIDEPKIIGLIGRNGVGKSTLLRILAGHVKASKGQVEVIGQKPFQNLTVAANSIFIEDSMTFPTVLTLKEILNEAQNFYPHFETKLAFELLQYAGISDKNHHYLLSKGQKAVFNLVYGLATRCAITLLDEPMNGMDEAIRDDMYRVILKDYIAHPRLIIISSHYLNEMEHLIEDILLIHEGQIELFASVDAVQQMAVKLVGQKGNVEPYLENYTVLSKRENGPIFEAIVEVSNQSLPDNVRAQSLSASEVCKVLTSSKEGTIDDIYRESQSGT
- a CDS encoding Na+/H+ antiporter subunit A; this translates as MIVAFSILLPFIAAACIPFIYRRFKNIHLGWFVLVVPALLFTVLATYIPRIANGETFSKTFEWIPSFGINITTYLDGLSIIFSLLITGVGSLVILYSIFYLSTKESLHHFYCYLLLFMGAMLGVVLSDNLMVLYVFWELTSVSSFLLIAFWHHRKASRAGARKAMLITVSGGVAMLAGFLMLYVVSGTFSIREIIANLDIVQSSNLFIPAMCLVLLGAFTKSAQFPFHIWLPDAMEAPTPVSAYLHSATMVKAGIYLVARMTPIFGGHEVWFWAVSGVGIVTLFWGSFNAVRQFDLKALLAYSTISQLGLIMSLFGLGSAALHLGYSTQSVIYTQATFAALFHLINHSTFKGALFMMVGIVDHEVGTRDIRRLGGLMSLMPFTFTIAVIGSFSMAGLPPFNGFLSKEMFFMATVKITQLDIFSLDSVGLLFPIVAWIASVFTFIYCVIIVMRTFFGKIQPDRLEKPPHEAPIGMLIPPYILIGLVVGIFMFPNILGHYILRPAMASIYPTFPSTDEMTPHISAWHGYINTELIMTIGVVIVGVFLYRTLKKWRPMYQIFPQKYSFNSIYERVISSSEYRSDQVTKRYMNGNLTYYFIYIYVFFVVVLAGYMVYADVFSWDPSKDSVIEPYELILVFVMIFATLAILFAKQRITIVLLNGVLGYSVAFFFVVFRAPDLALTQLVVESITTALFLLSFKFLPKLTKEKVSKTFKFTKITISIAVGATVTFIGLAVMNYDEFEPISAYFEDSYNLAGGKNIVNTILGDFRAFDTMLEVVVLFIAGLGVYTLIKLKAKKGDADVESK
- a CDS encoding Na+/H+ antiporter subunit G, which gives rise to MSGNQLIELMAALFILLGSIVSVISAFGMIRLPDVYTRSHAATKSATLSVLLCLFGAFVYFWFHDGYVSIRLILGIIFVFITAPVAGHLVCRAAYRSRVPLAKGSGDDALKLVLFGDEEFHVSSEVETDQTK
- a CDS encoding Na(+)/H(+) antiporter subunit F1 — its product is MIDMILKLSLTLFMFAIALSLYRVIKGPSLPDRAIALDTIGVNLISAIAIVSIVLKTKAYLEAILIIGILAFIGTIAFSKYIERGVIVERKSTD
- a CDS encoding GntR family transcriptional regulator, with translation MDFTAQSTTPIYIQIAEWLENEIIADRLLPDSKVYSQYQLAEIFNINPATAGKGLTILVEKEILYKKRGLGMFVVSDAKQRILTIRRSETLTKMAKEIVQEAKRLAVSDEDLIALIQHIQKEE
- a CDS encoding Na(+)/H(+) antiporter subunit C; the encoded protein is MESLMIVLVGILVAVATYLVLSRSVLRVIMGTAILSHAVHLLLLTVGGLKKGSVPILGQAAAPYTDALPQALILTAIVISFAVTAFLLVLAYRMYLMNGSDDFQELGGSPDE
- a CDS encoding Na+/H+ antiporter subunit D, with amino-acid sequence MNNIIVLPLIVPIITGILLVFLREQIKLQRIISLLTLLFIAGVSAVLLNLVYTNGIMRLDFSGWAPPFGILFVADSFAVLLVLTASIVTAICLIYAFSTIGHRHERMFFYPFVMFLIAGVNGSFLTGDIFNLFVCFEVMLLASYALIALGGEKVQLRESLKYVLINVVASWMFLVALAYLYGTVKTLNMAHIAQRVAEVGQEPLLTVVALIFLLVFALKAGLLLFFWLPGSYSVPPTAIQAIFAALLTKVGIYALFRTFTLMFPLQADVTHTIIGIMAGLTIIAGCMGALAGRDIRSIASYNVIIGVGFILVGLSIGTEEAMAGAVYYLIHDMVAKALLFLIIGTMVLLTGEIVVKNMSGLIRNYPLFGWLYFLTMCALVGIPPLSGFIGKVLIGQGAIETGSYVLLALGFGSSVIVLYSLLRIFLASFFGETLISEEDKKPIPRSALVSFVLFAICIVVLGVGAEGIAKYVNDAAHTLMNPSVYIDAILTTDP
- a CDS encoding Na(+)/H(+) antiporter subunit B; protein product: MKVNDVILKTVVKMIVFIILTLGMYLFFAGHNAPGGGFIGGLVLGSAIVLLYLTYDIETVHRGMPFDFKKVAALGVLLATGTAIASLFFDVPFLTHIDGYFNIPFLGEKHLSTVTIFEAGVALTVVGTLVTIILNISEDE
- a CDS encoding silver transporter: MTSIVKVSPAHNIVEQVKWKCKAYSSAFGTVLIVHILISLLSSGGSGMMGYGRGFVNYREEFYTLDGLFIFSILACLIIGWIFASKQLSYDNFSIVTTKRIETISTVLVLCILSVFVVISAMSTLCISLCINILITNEVFMLPNALISWTSIAVFLLGTLLAGMVGYVLHLLFDFSKVACVVLFIGCTLFVREFTNDFWTDVFGHDALNVIGRTMLYILFLWAVAIWINQRKEVIRL
- a CDS encoding glucose-6-phosphate isomerase → MSSIALITILPIILVVIIILGLGKLLAKFRIWKPKRTFWFANIYFTCGIIAFVALFILSSQYERIAADDELQVYIEENQKLSQDIKYKNVDNLKPEYLQFTKTFEATEENIEIVRADNSYHLRVVVTWNDSDTNDIEASYYQTPIFINRANISKLINPPEIKFEDNNFYIQEVEKEISAKTMHFSLELYDSMTVYEDTYNPFEEIIGLRILHLNVPRHFNIIDNSGWIE
- a CDS encoding Na+/H+ antiporter subunit E, whose protein sequence is MLGQFILNLFIATLWVLLNDDPNADITTFLSGFVVGLFILYAMHRFFGMQFYLGRVVKILKLILLFIKELLLSSYSVLKQILDPQLNITPGIFTYETRLQGDWQITALALLLTLTPGSVVMEVSEEGSVFYIHAMDIEESKETVLRSIDKFEKAILEVTQ